In Helianthus annuus cultivar XRQ/B chromosome 9, HanXRQr2.0-SUNRISE, whole genome shotgun sequence, the following are encoded in one genomic region:
- the LOC110878720 gene encoding probable mediator of RNA polymerase II transcription subunit 26c isoform X1 — protein MDLDEFKAILSNSTADVWGIIDAAITVASTEYSGELKRRRDGIVQRLYSERCSNCDVDLSEQIPNGVGRKVNDDVRGGDDDVRGGDDDVRGGDDSPLTPQEDEDDEPDPYGGLFDDEQSKVLRIKEQLEDSNQTDDAIADLLQTLADMDLTFTVLKETDIGRNVNRLRKHPSNEVRGLVKQLVRKWKDLVDEWVGSNNSTLARSTLTDGDSPLVQNVPRGSQNGYQQGPDFGYSPNPHNGSSGSERNNSEPEQNRPKPVATKKATPSRPPPQSRPVMAASASAPPPNRTQREEGIDMDRLASARKRLQENYQEAQNAKKERKIQMMDIHEIPKPRNGFIARNKGNFHGRQNR, from the exons ATGGATTTGGATGAATTTAAGGCGATTTTATCGAATTCAACGGCCGATGTTTGGGGAATCATTGATGCGGCAATAACCGTAGCTTCGACGGAATATTCCGGCGAGCTTAAGCGGCGTAGAGACGGAATCGTGCAGCGGCTGTACTCCGAACGGTGTAGTAATTGCGACGTGGATCTGAGTGAGCAGATTCCGAACGGCGTTGGCCGGAAGGTGAACGATGACGTCAGAGGAGGTGATGATGACGTCAGAGGAGGTGATGATGACGTCAGAGGAGGTGATGATTCGCCGTTAACTCCGCAagaggatgaagatgatgaaccAGATCCGTATGGAGGTTTGTTTGATGATGAGCAGTCTAAAGTTCTGAGAATTAAAGAGCAGCTTGAGGATTCAAATCAG ACTGATGATGCTATTGCTGATTTGCTTCAAACCCTAGCTGATATGGATCTGACTTTTACAGTCCTTAAG GAAACTGATATAGGAAGGAATGTTAATCGACTTCGAAAGCATCCGTCAAATGAAGTAAGAGGACTGGTGAAGCAATTGGTGAG GAAATGGAAGGATTTGGTGGATGAATGGGTCGGGTCGAACAATAGTACGCTTGCACGTTCTACTCTTACAG ATGGTGATTCGCCTTTGGTGCAGAATGTGCCAAGGGGTAGCCAAAATGGATATCAACAG GGACCTGATTTCGGCTATTCTCCTAACCCACACA ATGGGAGTTCTGGTTCTGAAAGGAATAATTCTGAACCAGAGCAGAATAGGCCGAAACCAGTCGCTACTAAAAAAGCTACACCTTCAAGACCACCGCCCCAGTCTCGCCCTGTGATGGCGGCTTCTGCTTCTGCTCCTCCTCCAAAT CGAACACAGAGGGAGGAAGGTATTGACATGGACCGACTGGCTTCGGCCCGGAAGCGTCTTCAGGAGAATTACCAGGAAGCCCAAAATG CAAAAAAGGAAAGGAAAATACAAATGATGGACATCCATGAGATACCAAAGCCCAGGAATGGATTCATTGCCAGGAACAAAGGCAACTTTCATGGGAGGCAAAATAGATGA
- the LOC110878720 gene encoding probable mediator of RNA polymerase II transcription subunit 26c isoform X2: MDLDEFKAILSNSTADVWGIIDAAITVASTEYSGELKRRRDGIVQRLYSERCSNCDVDLSEQIPNGVGRKVNDDVRGGDDDVRGGDDDVRGGDDSPLTPQEDEDDEPDPYGGLFDDEQSKVLRIKEQLEDSNQTDDAIADLLQTLADMDLTFTVLKETDIGRNVNRLRKHPSNEVRGLVKQLVRKWKDLVDEWVGSNNSTLARSTLTDGDSPLVQNVPRGSQNGYQQRTQREEGIDMDRLASARKRLQENYQEAQNAKKERKIQMMDIHEIPKPRNGFIARNKGNFHGRQNR; encoded by the exons ATGGATTTGGATGAATTTAAGGCGATTTTATCGAATTCAACGGCCGATGTTTGGGGAATCATTGATGCGGCAATAACCGTAGCTTCGACGGAATATTCCGGCGAGCTTAAGCGGCGTAGAGACGGAATCGTGCAGCGGCTGTACTCCGAACGGTGTAGTAATTGCGACGTGGATCTGAGTGAGCAGATTCCGAACGGCGTTGGCCGGAAGGTGAACGATGACGTCAGAGGAGGTGATGATGACGTCAGAGGAGGTGATGATGACGTCAGAGGAGGTGATGATTCGCCGTTAACTCCGCAagaggatgaagatgatgaaccAGATCCGTATGGAGGTTTGTTTGATGATGAGCAGTCTAAAGTTCTGAGAATTAAAGAGCAGCTTGAGGATTCAAATCAG ACTGATGATGCTATTGCTGATTTGCTTCAAACCCTAGCTGATATGGATCTGACTTTTACAGTCCTTAAG GAAACTGATATAGGAAGGAATGTTAATCGACTTCGAAAGCATCCGTCAAATGAAGTAAGAGGACTGGTGAAGCAATTGGTGAG GAAATGGAAGGATTTGGTGGATGAATGGGTCGGGTCGAACAATAGTACGCTTGCACGTTCTACTCTTACAG ATGGTGATTCGCCTTTGGTGCAGAATGTGCCAAGGGGTAGCCAAAATGGATATCAACAG CGAACACAGAGGGAGGAAGGTATTGACATGGACCGACTGGCTTCGGCCCGGAAGCGTCTTCAGGAGAATTACCAGGAAGCCCAAAATG CAAAAAAGGAAAGGAAAATACAAATGATGGACATCCATGAGATACCAAAGCCCAGGAATGGATTCATTGCCAGGAACAAAGGCAACTTTCATGGGAGGCAAAATAGATGA